Proteins encoded together in one Bradyrhizobium sp. CB82 window:
- a CDS encoding DnaJ domain-containing protein, protein MPIDTSKFFDSIRINKRTAKRKTQVRQTAAPCQWPGCKGKGTHRAPKSRDNARDYWHFCLDHVREYNKSYNFFSGMDAEAVARHLKDALTGHRPTWKMGESTSACEMTGSAADLDHFSMLTELNGRAGARLRAEAKPEARKSFNAARKALQVMGLDADATLGDIKAKYKALVKQHHPDANRGDRSTEDRLVEIIKAYHYLKTVVR, encoded by the coding sequence ATGCCGATCGACACATCCAAATTCTTCGACTCCATTCGGATCAATAAGCGGACTGCGAAGCGGAAAACGCAGGTGCGCCAGACCGCGGCACCGTGCCAATGGCCTGGTTGCAAGGGTAAGGGTACCCATCGCGCGCCCAAGAGCCGCGACAATGCGCGCGACTATTGGCACTTCTGCCTCGATCATGTTCGCGAATACAATAAGTCCTACAATTTCTTCTCCGGGATGGACGCGGAAGCGGTCGCGCGCCACCTGAAGGACGCGCTGACCGGCCATCGTCCGACCTGGAAGATGGGCGAGAGCACCAGCGCCTGCGAAATGACCGGCAGCGCGGCCGATTTGGATCACTTCAGCATGCTAACCGAGCTGAACGGACGCGCCGGTGCCCGCCTCCGCGCGGAGGCCAAGCCCGAGGCGCGCAAGAGTTTCAATGCCGCGCGGAAAGCGTTGCAGGTGATGGGTCTCGATGCCGATGCGACGCTCGGCGACATCAAGGCGAAGTACAAGGCGCTCGTCAAGCAGCACCATCCCGATGCCAATAGGGGCGACCGCTCCACGGAGGACCGCCTAGTCGAGATCATCAAGGCTTACCATTACCTGAAGACCGTGGTGCGCTAG
- a CDS encoding NEL-type E3 ubiquitin ligase domain-containing protein translates to MPPVLPADLQQLDVSRNRLTSFPETLPAGLWDLNANENWLRSLPEALPAGLRQLNVSSNRLTGLPDRLPPRLLRLYASRNRLTSLPDTLPPGLLRLYANSNGMTSLPDTLPAGLRQLEARDNRLTSLPETLLSQLGSGCRIELAGNRLPERVRTNLAAALNAPGYSGPQVFFSMDGGTASGSARPLAEAVADWLKGEPETIAVWQTFADEEGAAEYALFLDKLQKTVNYDNPEFRQAVAEDLRQAAIRPQLRQQFFQLAFGASETCQDRITLTWNGMQTARLNADVEDEVYDDRLGELIQQARVLFRLNALEPIARQKVNSLRFVDEIEVYLAYQVKLRERLDLKLIAPDMRFFDVAHVTDDDLNAAEIQVRNEETAEFADYLATRWQPWEMVVSRVAPEAHAQTQDRLVEAMVDEFPGRLQQRLADHHLTGDSEAEVQFGAQIREEIAREIKGALTRQVLADRGLEL, encoded by the coding sequence TTGCCCCCCGTCCTTCCGGCGGACCTTCAGCAGCTCGACGTCAGCCGCAATCGGCTGACCAGCTTTCCCGAGACGCTTCCGGCTGGGCTATGGGATCTCAACGCCAACGAGAACTGGCTAAGGAGCCTTCCGGAGGCCCTTCCGGCGGGGCTCCGGCAGCTCAACGTCAGTAGCAACCGGCTGACCGGTCTGCCCGATAGACTCCCGCCTAGGCTCCTGCGGCTCTACGCCAGCCGCAATCGGCTGACCAGTCTGCCCGATACCCTCCCGCCTGGGCTCCTGCGGCTCTACGCCAACAGCAACGGGATGACCAGTCTGCCGGATACACTTCCGGCGGGACTCCGGCAGCTCGAAGCACGCGACAACCGGCTAACCAGCCTGCCGGAGACCCTGCTATCCCAGCTAGGTTCTGGGTGCAGGATTGAACTGGCGGGTAACCGGCTGCCCGAGCGGGTGCGGACGAATTTGGCGGCAGCCCTGAATGCGCCGGGCTATTCCGGCCCGCAAGTTTTCTTTTCAATGGATGGAGGAACGGCGAGCGGCTCTGCGCGACCCCTGGCCGAGGCGGTAGCGGACTGGTTGAAGGGCGAGCCGGAGACGATCGCCGTCTGGCAGACCTTCGCCGACGAGGAGGGTGCGGCGGAATACGCGCTCTTCCTCGACAAGCTGCAGAAGACCGTGAATTATGATAATCCTGAGTTCCGACAGGCGGTGGCCGAGGATCTGCGGCAGGCAGCGATCAGGCCGCAATTGCGCCAGCAGTTTTTTCAGTTGGCTTTCGGGGCGAGCGAGACCTGCCAGGATCGCATCACGCTGACCTGGAACGGCATGCAGACCGCACGTCTGAACGCTGACGTCGAGGACGAGGTCTATGACGATCGGCTCGGCGAACTCATCCAGCAGGCGCGGGTCCTGTTTCGCCTCAACGCGCTCGAGCCGATCGCCCGTCAAAAGGTCAACTCGCTCCGCTTCGTCGATGAGATCGAGGTCTATCTCGCCTATCAGGTCAAGCTACGTGAGCGGCTGGACCTAAAGCTCATCGCTCCGGACATGCGGTTCTTTGATGTCGCCCACGTCACTGACGACGACCTCAACGCGGCCGAGATCCAGGTGCGCAATGAGGAGACGGCAGAGTTCGCCGACTATCTGGCAACTCGCTGGCAACCCTGGGAGATGGTGGTGAGCCGGGTCGCTCCCGAAGCGCATGCACAGACGCAGGACCGGCTCGTCGAGGCGATGGTCGATGAGTTTCCGGGCCGCCTTCAGCAACGGCTCGCCGACCATCACCTAACCGGCGATAGCGAGGCCGAGGTGCAGTTCGGAGCCCAGATCCGCGAAGAGATCGCCCGCGAAATCAAAGGCGCTCTGACGCGCCAGGTACTTGCGGACCGCGGGCTTGAGCTATGA
- a CDS encoding TlpA disulfide reductase family protein has product MVLGLESPAPPIKVENWLRGQPLSSFQPGIVYIVEFWATWCPPCVAAVPGLVQLQEKYKKSAVEVLGLAAHEHAETADEAREKLDAWLTENVPNLNYRIGLDYTREMGKLWLDPSSSVGIPTSFVVDRDGRIAFVGLPTQLDDVLPKILTGSWRSSDEARAAETERIAQNERIMREMEARSAD; this is encoded by the coding sequence ATGGTGCTCGGATTAGAATCCCCAGCTCCTCCGATCAAAGTGGAGAACTGGCTGCGTGGCCAGCCCCTCTCGAGCTTCCAGCCTGGAATCGTTTACATCGTCGAATTCTGGGCAACTTGGTGCCCACCGTGTGTCGCGGCGGTCCCCGGACTGGTGCAGTTGCAAGAGAAATACAAAAAAAGCGCAGTTGAGGTCCTCGGACTCGCAGCTCATGAACACGCTGAAACAGCGGACGAGGCCCGAGAAAAGTTGGACGCCTGGTTGACCGAAAACGTACCGAATCTCAATTACCGCATCGGGCTCGACTACACACGTGAAATGGGAAAGCTCTGGCTAGATCCCAGCTCTTCTGTCGGGATTCCTACCTCTTTCGTGGTCGACCGTGACGGCCGCATCGCCTTTGTCGGTTTGCCGACACAACTCGATGACGTTTTGCCGAAAATTCTGACCGGCAGCTGGCGGTCCAGCGATGAAGCTAGAGCCGCCGAAACAGAGCGGATTGCCCAAAACGAGCGTATAATGCGCGAAATGGAGGCAAGAAGCGCTGACTGA
- the rpoN gene encoding RNA polymerase factor sigma-54, with translation MALTQRLEFRHSQSLVMSPQLMQAIKLLQLSNLDLTRFVEEELECNPLLERASDDPAGADASTEVGQFSAEELAEVPARDAPDAALTTYTEWGGGASGDEDYNLEAFVAAETTLSDHLAEQLLVAFTAPAQRMIGQYLVDLVDEAGYLSPDLGQAAERLGASQQDVADVLAVLQKFDPPGVCARSLSECLAIQLRELDRYDPAMQALVENLDLLAKRDIGALRKLCGVDDEDIADMIGEIRRLDPKPGMKFGSARLQTVVPDVYVRPGPDGGWHVELNSDTLPRVLVNRTYYSELAKNVGKGADRSYFTDALQKASWLVHALDQRARTILKVATEIVRQQYGFFIHGVAHLRPLNLKAIADAIQMHESTVSRVTANKYLATNRGTFELRYFFTASIASADGGEPHSAEAVRHRIRQLIDSEEPSAILSDDAIVERLRGSGIDIARRTVAKYREAMRIPSSVQRRRDNEWRGQRLSVEHRAELAVREELPSR, from the coding sequence ATGGCGCTCACGCAGAGATTAGAGTTCCGGCATTCGCAGTCGTTGGTCATGTCGCCGCAGCTGATGCAGGCGATCAAGCTGCTGCAGCTGTCCAATCTCGATCTTACGAGGTTCGTGGAGGAGGAGCTCGAGTGCAATCCGCTGCTCGAGCGCGCCAGTGACGATCCAGCTGGCGCCGACGCCTCGACTGAGGTCGGCCAGTTCAGCGCCGAAGAGCTGGCCGAGGTCCCAGCGCGCGATGCCCCCGATGCCGCCCTGACCACCTACACCGAATGGGGGGGCGGCGCCTCCGGTGACGAAGACTACAATTTGGAAGCATTTGTCGCGGCCGAGACAACATTGTCGGACCACCTCGCCGAGCAGCTGTTGGTCGCGTTCACCGCGCCGGCGCAGCGCATGATCGGGCAATATCTCGTCGACCTCGTCGATGAGGCCGGTTATCTGTCGCCGGATCTCGGCCAGGCCGCCGAACGGCTCGGTGCATCGCAGCAGGATGTCGCTGACGTTCTTGCGGTGCTGCAAAAATTCGATCCGCCTGGCGTCTGCGCACGCTCCTTGAGTGAATGCCTGGCCATTCAGCTTCGTGAGCTCGATCGCTACGATCCGGCGATGCAGGCGCTGGTCGAGAATCTCGATCTCCTGGCCAAGCGCGACATCGGGGCCTTACGTAAGCTCTGCGGCGTCGACGACGAGGATATCGCCGACATGATCGGCGAGATCCGCCGCCTCGATCCCAAGCCCGGCATGAAGTTCGGCTCGGCGCGCCTCCAGACCGTGGTGCCGGACGTCTATGTCCGTCCGGGTCCCGACGGCGGCTGGCATGTCGAACTCAACAGCGACACCTTGCCGCGCGTGCTGGTCAACCGTACCTACTATTCCGAGCTGGCGAAGAATGTCGGCAAGGGCGCCGACAGGTCCTATTTCACCGACGCGTTGCAGAAAGCGAGTTGGCTGGTGCACGCGCTCGATCAGCGCGCCCGCACCATCCTGAAAGTCGCAACCGAGATCGTGCGCCAGCAGTACGGCTTCTTCATCCATGGCGTGGCTCATCTTCGCCCGCTGAATCTGAAGGCCATAGCCGACGCCATCCAGATGCACGAATCAACTGTGTCGCGTGTCACCGCCAACAAATACTTGGCAACAAATCGCGGCACGTTCGAGCTGAGATATTTCTTCACCGCCTCGATCGCCTCGGCCGACGGCGGCGAACCGCATTCGGCCGAGGCCGTGCGTCACCGAATCAGGCAGCTGATCGATTCGGAAGAGCCGTCCGCGATCCTGTCGGATGATGCCATCGTGGAACGGTTGCGCGGGTCGGGAATTGATATTGCCCGCCGCACGGTCGCGAAGTACCGCGAAGCTATGCGCATTCCCTCCTCAGTGCAACGCCGTCGCGACAATGAGTGGCGTGGGCAACGATTAAGTGTCGAGCATCGGGCGGAGCTCGCCGTCCGTGAAGAACTCCCAAGCCGGTGA
- a CDS encoding DnaJ domain-containing protein, whose protein sequence is MPIDTSKFFDSIRINKRTAKQETQVRQTAAPCQWPGCKGKGTHRAPKGRDNARDYWHFCLDHVREYNQSYNFFSGMDAEAVARYQKDALTGHRPTWKMGENIGARKMTAGAADLEDASHPFSMLVGPNGRAGAPPRAEAKPEARKSFNAERKALQVMGLDADATLGDIKARYKALVKQHHPDANRGDRSTEDRLVEIIKAYHYLKTVVRES, encoded by the coding sequence ATGCCGATCGACACATCCAAATTCTTCGACTCCATTCGGATCAACAAGCGGACTGCGAAGCAGGAAACGCAGGTGCGCCAAACCGCGGCACCGTGCCAATGGCCTGGTTGCAAGGGCAAGGGTACCCATCGCGCGCCCAAGGGCCGCGACAATGCGCGCGACTATTGGCACTTCTGCCTCGACCATGTTCGCGAATACAATCAGTCCTACAATTTCTTCTCCGGGATGGACGCGGAAGCGGTCGCGCGCTACCAGAAGGACGCGCTGACCGGCCATCGTCCGACCTGGAAGATGGGCGAGAACATCGGCGCCCGCAAAATGACCGCCGGCGCCGCCGATTTGGAGGACGCCTCGCATCCCTTCAGCATGCTCGTCGGGCCGAACGGACGCGCCGGTGCCCCCCCCCGCGCGGAAGCCAAGCCCGAGGCGCGCAAGAGCTTCAATGCCGAGCGGAAAGCGTTGCAGGTGATGGGCCTCGATGCCGATGCGACGCTCGGCGACATCAAGGCGAGGTACAAGGCGCTCGTCAAGCAGCACCATCCCGATGCCAATAGGGGCGACCGCTCCACGGAGGACCGCCTGGTCGAGATCATTAAGGCTTACCATTACTTGAAGACCGTGGTGCGCGAGAGCTAG
- the groL gene encoding chaperonin GroEL (60 kDa chaperone family; promotes refolding of misfolded polypeptides especially under stressful conditions; forms two stacked rings of heptamers to form a barrel-shaped 14mer; ends can be capped by GroES; misfolded proteins enter the barrel where they are refolded when GroES binds), which produces MSAKEVKFGVDARDRMLRGVDILANAVQVTLGPKGRNVVLDKSFGAPRITKDGVAVAKEIELEEKFENMGAQMVREVAAKAADAAGDGTTTATVLAAAIVREGAKSVAAGMNPMDLKRGIDLAVAAVVADLEKNSKKVTSNEEIAQVGTISANGDAEIGKFLADAMKKVGNEGVITVEEAKSLETELDVVEGMQFDRGYISPYFVTNADKMRVEMDDAYILINEKKLSSLNELLPLLEAVVQSGKPLVIVAEDVEGEALATLVVNRLRGGLKVAAVKAPGFGDRRKAMLQDIAILTGGQAISEDLGIKLENVNLSMLGRAKKVMIDKENTTIVNGAGKKADIEARVAQIKTQIEETTSDYDREKLQERLAKLAGGVAVIRVGGATEVEVKERKDRVDDAMHATRAAVEEGILPGGGVALLRATEALKGLRTKNDDQKTGVEIVRKALSWPARQIAINAGEDGSVVVGKVLENHQYSYGFDAQTGEYSNLVSKGIIDPTKVVRTAVQNASSVAALLITTEAMVAELPKKNAGGPAMPPGAGMGGMDF; this is translated from the coding sequence ATGTCAGCCAAAGAAGTCAAATTCGGCGTAGACGCGCGCGATCGTATGCTGCGCGGTGTCGACATCCTTGCCAATGCCGTGCAGGTCACCTTGGGTCCGAAGGGCCGCAACGTGGTGCTCGACAAGTCGTTCGGCGCGCCCCGCATCACCAAGGACGGCGTTGCCGTGGCCAAGGAGATCGAGCTGGAGGAGAAGTTCGAGAATATGGGTGCCCAGATGGTGCGCGAGGTCGCGGCCAAGGCGGCGGACGCCGCCGGCGACGGTACCACAACGGCGACTGTGCTTGCAGCCGCAATTGTGCGCGAGGGAGCCAAGTCGGTTGCCGCTGGTATGAACCCGATGGATTTAAAGCGCGGCATCGACCTCGCGGTCGCGGCCGTCGTTGCGGACCTCGAGAAGAACTCGAAGAAGGTCACCTCGAACGAGGAGATCGCCCAGGTCGGCACCATCTCGGCCAATGGCGACGCCGAGATCGGCAAGTTCCTGGCGGACGCCATGAAGAAGGTCGGCAACGAGGGGGTCATCACCGTCGAGGAAGCCAAGTCACTCGAGACCGAGCTCGACGTCGTCGAGGGCATGCAGTTCGACCGCGGCTACATCTCGCCCTACTTCGTCACCAACGCCGACAAGATGCGCGTTGAGATGGACGACGCCTACATCCTCATCAACGAGAAGAAGCTCTCCTCGCTGAACGAATTGCTGCCGCTGCTCGAGGCCGTGGTGCAGTCCGGCAAGCCGCTGGTCATCGTCGCTGAAGACGTCGAAGGCGAAGCGCTCGCGACCCTCGTCGTGAACCGCCTCCGCGGCGGCCTGAAGGTCGCGGCCGTCAAGGCTCCGGGCTTCGGCGATCGTCGCAAGGCGATGCTGCAGGACATCGCGATCCTGACCGGCGGCCAGGCCATCTCAGAAGATCTCGGCATCAAGCTCGAGAACGTCAACCTCTCGATGCTCGGCCGCGCCAAGAAGGTGATGATCGACAAGGAGAACACCACGATCGTCAACGGCGCCGGCAAGAAGGCCGACATCGAGGCGCGCGTGGCCCAGATCAAGACGCAGATCGAGGAGACCACCTCGGACTACGACCGTGAGAAGCTCCAGGAGCGTCTCGCCAAGCTCGCAGGCGGCGTCGCGGTGATCCGCGTCGGCGGCGCAACCGAGGTCGAGGTGAAGGAGCGCAAGGATCGCGTGGATGACGCGATGCATGCGACCCGCGCAGCCGTCGAGGAAGGCATTCTGCCGGGCGGCGGCGTTGCCCTGCTCCGCGCCACCGAAGCGCTCAAGGGCCTGCGCACCAAGAACGACGACCAGAAGACCGGTGTCGAGATTGTGCGCAAGGCGCTGTCCTGGCCGGCTCGCCAGATCGCCATCAACGCCGGTGAAGACGGCTCGGTAGTGGTCGGCAAAGTGCTAGAGAATCACCAGTACTCCTACGGTTTCGATGCGCAGACTGGCGAGTACAGCAACCTTGTCTCCAAGGGCATCATCGACCCGACCAAGGTCGTGCGCACCGCGGTCCAGAATGCCTCCTCGGTGGCAGCGCTGCTGATCACCACGGAAGCGATGGTTGCCGAGCTGCCGAAGAAGAACGCCGGCGGCCCCGCGATGCCTCCTGGCGCGGGCATGGGCGGCATGGACTTCTGA
- a CDS encoding co-chaperone GroES, translating to MKFRPLHDRVVVKRIDAEEKTAGGIIIPDTAREKPSQGEVIAIGPGGRDETGKLIAIDVKVGERVLFGKWSGTEVKINGRELLIMKESGIMGVLTDLLSTEIAA from the coding sequence ATGAAATTCCGTCCGCTTCACGACCGCGTCGTGGTCAAGCGTATCGACGCTGAAGAGAAGACAGCTGGCGGCATTATCATTCCCGATACAGCCAGGGAAAAGCCCTCCCAGGGCGAAGTCATCGCAATTGGCCCGGGCGGCCGAGACGAGACCGGTAAGCTGATTGCGATCGATGTCAAGGTCGGCGAGCGCGTGCTGTTCGGCAAGTGGTCCGGCACAGAAGTGAAGATCAATGGCCGGGAGCTGTTGATCATGAAAGAAAGCGGCATCATGGGAGTCCTCACCGACCTGTTGTCGACGGAGATAGCCGCCTGA
- a CDS encoding omptin family outer membrane protease: MSRRDDTIIGSQNTQWNAPRIGLSAETMLTERWRLNTDIAYLPWTDFKGRDNHLLRNQTTFAEQRGNGGGGVQIEGVLSYFITKNFSVGVGGRYWAMWTKKRGEVICKGSDSECTEAPPAFATFSMERWGTFFQASYRFD; this comes from the coding sequence TTGTCGCGCCGTGACGACACTATCATTGGCAGCCAGAATACTCAGTGGAATGCGCCTCGGATCGGCCTAAGCGCCGAAACCATGTTGACCGAGCGCTGGCGCTTAAACACCGATATCGCCTACCTGCCCTGGACCGATTTCAAGGGGCGTGACAATCATCTCTTGCGCAACCAGACCACTTTCGCTGAACAGCGCGGCAATGGTGGCGGCGGGGTCCAAATTGAAGGAGTGTTGTCCTACTTCATCACCAAAAACTTTAGCGTCGGCGTCGGCGGGCGCTATTGGGCAATGTGGACTAAGAAGCGTGGCGAGGTGATCTGCAAAGGCAGCGACAGCGAGTGCACCGAAGCGCCACCTGCGTTTGCAACGTTCAGCATGGAGCGGTGGGGCACGTTCTTTCAGGCCTCCTATAGGTTCGATTGA